From the Comamonas odontotermitis genome, one window contains:
- a CDS encoding polyprenyl synthetase family protein, with protein MRQVDAVIAHRLSSSVPLIGEIAHYIISAGGKRLRPALLLMVAGALGYKGEQRFNLAAVVEFIHTATLLHDDVVDESTMRRGKPTANESFGNAASVLVGDFLHSRAFQMMVDADSMQVMQILSEATNIIAEGEVQQLINTHNVDLDEAGYLTVIRSKTAKLFEASARLAAVLASSDATVETACAGYGRALGTAFQVIDDALDYDGDTEVMGKNIGDDLREGKVTLPLIIAMQRATAADRQLIVSAIETGATPHMAEIVQMVKATGALDATRAAAGQQAQEAIDCLEHLPQNTFTEALRGLASQLLTRRV; from the coding sequence ATGCGTCAGGTGGACGCCGTCATTGCCCACCGGCTGAGCTCCTCGGTTCCACTGATTGGAGAGATCGCGCACTACATCATCTCGGCAGGCGGCAAACGGCTGAGGCCTGCATTGCTGCTGATGGTGGCCGGCGCGCTGGGCTACAAGGGCGAGCAGCGCTTCAATCTCGCAGCTGTGGTGGAATTCATTCATACCGCCACCTTGCTGCACGACGATGTGGTTGACGAATCAACCATGCGACGCGGCAAACCGACGGCCAACGAGAGCTTTGGCAATGCAGCCAGTGTGCTGGTTGGCGACTTTCTGCATTCGCGCGCCTTCCAGATGATGGTGGATGCCGACAGCATGCAGGTCATGCAGATTCTCTCGGAAGCGACGAACATCATCGCCGAAGGGGAAGTGCAGCAGCTCATCAACACCCACAATGTGGATCTGGATGAAGCAGGCTATCTGACCGTCATCCGCTCCAAGACCGCCAAGCTCTTCGAAGCCAGCGCACGCCTTGCCGCCGTACTGGCGAGCTCGGACGCAACAGTGGAGACTGCCTGCGCTGGCTACGGCCGCGCGCTGGGCACCGCATTCCAGGTGATCGATGATGCGCTGGACTATGACGGCGACACCGAAGTGATGGGCAAGAACATCGGCGACGACCTTCGCGAAGGCAAGGTCACCCTGCCCCTGATCATCGCCATGCAACGTGCAACAGCGGCAGATCGTCAATTGATTGTGAGTGCCATTGAAACAGGCGCCACCCCGCATATGGCTGAAATTGTGCAGATGGTCAAAGCCACCGGTGCGCTGGATGCCACCCGCGCCGCAGCGGGCCAGCAGGCCCAGGAAGCCATCGACTGCCTGGAGCATCTCCCCCAGAACACATTCACCGAAGCCTTGCGCGGCCTGGCTTCGCAACTGCTTACACGCCGGGTGTAA
- the cgtA gene encoding Obg family GTPase CgtA, whose protein sequence is MKFVDEAFIDIAAGDGGNGCVSFRHEKYKEFGGPDGGDGGRGGHVYALADVNLNTLIDYRYSRRHDAERGEHGKGSDMFGAAGKDITLHMPVGTIITDAETGEVLFELLNPGEVITIAKGGDGGFGNLRFKSAINRAPRQKTPGWKGERRNLKLELKVLADVGLLGMPNAGKSTFISAVSNARPKIADYPFTTLHPNLGVVRVGPEKSFVVADIPGLIEGASDGAGLGHQFLRHLQRTRLLLHIVDLAPFDEGVDPVAQAKAIVAELKKYDEELYSKPRWLVLNKLDMIPVEERAAKVKDFVKRYKWKGPVYEISALTREGCEPLIKEIFQFVHSMQKAEQEPQEVDPRFVAGAELEQPDYSDDPRFSSPD, encoded by the coding sequence ATGAAATTCGTAGATGAAGCGTTTATTGACATTGCAGCTGGCGATGGTGGCAATGGCTGTGTGTCGTTCCGCCACGAAAAATACAAGGAATTCGGCGGTCCTGATGGGGGCGACGGCGGTCGTGGTGGCCACGTGTACGCACTGGCCGATGTCAACCTCAATACCCTGATCGACTACCGCTACTCGCGTCGCCATGATGCGGAGCGGGGCGAGCATGGCAAGGGATCGGACATGTTTGGTGCCGCCGGCAAGGACATCACCTTGCACATGCCGGTGGGCACCATCATTACCGACGCTGAAACCGGTGAGGTGCTTTTTGAACTGCTGAACCCTGGCGAGGTAATCACCATTGCCAAGGGCGGTGACGGCGGCTTTGGCAACCTGCGCTTCAAGAGCGCCATCAACCGTGCTCCGCGCCAGAAAACCCCTGGCTGGAAAGGTGAGCGCCGCAACCTGAAGCTGGAGCTGAAGGTGCTGGCAGACGTTGGGCTGCTGGGCATGCCCAATGCGGGCAAATCCACCTTCATCTCTGCGGTATCCAACGCCCGCCCCAAGATTGCCGACTATCCTTTCACCACCTTGCACCCCAATCTGGGCGTGGTGCGTGTAGGGCCTGAGAAGAGCTTTGTCGTGGCCGATATCCCTGGCCTGATCGAAGGCGCATCCGACGGTGCGGGCCTGGGCCACCAGTTTCTGCGCCACCTGCAGCGTACGCGTTTGCTGCTGCATATCGTCGATCTGGCGCCGTTCGACGAGGGTGTGGATCCCGTTGCGCAGGCCAAGGCGATCGTGGCAGAGTTGAAGAAATACGACGAAGAACTCTACAGCAAGCCGCGCTGGCTGGTGCTCAACAAGCTGGACATGATTCCGGTCGAGGAACGTGCCGCCAAGGTCAAGGATTTCGTCAAGCGCTACAAGTGGAAGGGTCCGGTGTACGAAATCTCGGCTCTGACGCGTGAGGGCTGTGAGCCGCTGATCAAGGAAATCTTCCAGTTCGTGCACAGCATGCAAAAGGCAGAGCAGGAGCCGCAAGAGGTGGATCCGCGCTTTGTGGCAGGTGCTGAGCTGGAGCAGCCCGATTACTCGGACGATCCGCGTTTTTCGTCGCCCGATTGA
- the rpmA gene encoding 50S ribosomal protein L27, whose translation MAQKKGGGSTRNGRDSKPKMLGVKAFGGQLISAGSIIVRQRGTKFHPGTNVGVGKDHTLFALVDGHVTFETKGALSKHTVSITKAA comes from the coding sequence ATGGCACAGAAAAAAGGCGGCGGCTCTACGCGAAATGGACGTGATTCCAAGCCAAAAATGCTGGGTGTGAAGGCTTTCGGTGGTCAATTGATCAGCGCAGGTTCCATCATCGTTCGCCAGCGCGGCACCAAGTTCCATCCCGGCACCAATGTCGGCGTGGGCAAGGATCACACCTTGTTTGCTCTGGTCGATGGTCATGTGACCTTCGAAACCAAGGGCGCTCTGTCCAAGCACACGGTGAGCATCACCAAGGCTGCTTAA
- the rplU gene encoding 50S ribosomal protein L21, translated as MYAVIKTGGKQYRVASGEKIKVEQIAADVGQEIVIDQVLAVGDGAELKIGTPLVSGATVKATVVAHGKHDKVRIFKMRRRKHYQKRQGHRQQFTELQIGAIAA; from the coding sequence ATGTACGCGGTCATAAAAACCGGCGGCAAGCAGTATCGCGTTGCTTCCGGCGAAAAAATCAAGGTAGAACAGATTGCTGCGGACGTAGGCCAAGAAATCGTGATCGATCAGGTCCTGGCAGTCGGCGACGGCGCAGAACTGAAGATCGGCACGCCCTTGGTGTCCGGTGCAACGGTTAAGGCTACGGTGGTAGCCCATGGTAAGCACGACAAGGTGCGCATTTTCAAGATGCGTCGTCGTAAGCACTATCAGAAGCGTCAAGGCCATCGCCAGCAGTTCACCGAACTGCAAATCGGTGCAATTGCTGCTTAA
- a CDS encoding type II secretion system F family protein, giving the protein MATTVNKKTSNEAVYEWEGKDRNGKIVRGETRAGGENQVVASLRRQGILPSKIKKRRMRSGKKIKPKDIALFTRQLATMMKAGVPLLQAFDIVGRGSTNASVTKLLNDIRSDVESGSSLSTAFRRHPMQFNALYCNLVEAGEAAGILESLLDRLATYMEKTEAIKSKIRSALMYPAAVIIVAFVVVTIIMIFVIPSFKEVFTSFGADLPGPTLIVMGISDFFVKYWYLIFFGIGGAVYFFLQAWRRSEKMQRFMDRWLLRIPIFGPLIEKSCVARWTRTLSTMFAAGVPLVEALDSVGGASGNSVFAVATEKIQQEVSTGTSLTVAMADANVFPSMVIQMCAIGEESGSIDHMLGKAADFYEAEVDEAVAGLSSLMEPIIIVFLGTIIGGIVVSMYLPIFKLGQVV; this is encoded by the coding sequence ATGGCAACAACCGTCAACAAGAAAACATCGAACGAAGCCGTTTACGAGTGGGAGGGTAAAGACCGCAACGGCAAGATCGTGCGCGGCGAAACCCGCGCCGGCGGCGAGAACCAGGTAGTCGCGTCCTTGCGACGCCAGGGCATTTTGCCGTCCAAGATCAAGAAGCGCCGCATGCGCTCGGGCAAGAAGATCAAGCCCAAGGATATTGCGCTCTTCACCCGCCAGTTGGCGACCATGATGAAGGCAGGCGTTCCATTGCTGCAGGCCTTTGACATTGTGGGCCGTGGCAGTACCAACGCCAGCGTGACCAAGCTGCTCAATGACATTCGCAGCGATGTCGAATCGGGCTCGTCGCTCAGCACCGCCTTCCGCCGCCATCCGATGCAATTCAATGCCCTGTACTGCAACCTGGTGGAAGCTGGGGAAGCCGCCGGTATTCTGGAAAGCTTGCTAGATCGCCTGGCCACCTACATGGAAAAGACCGAGGCGATCAAGAGCAAGATCCGCTCGGCGCTCATGTACCCAGCGGCAGTGATCATTGTTGCTTTCGTGGTGGTTACCATCATCATGATCTTCGTGATCCCTTCCTTCAAAGAAGTGTTCACCTCCTTTGGCGCCGATTTGCCGGGCCCGACGCTCATTGTGATGGGCATCAGCGACTTTTTCGTCAAGTACTGGTATTTGATCTTCTTTGGCATTGGCGGTGCCGTGTACTTCTTTCTTCAGGCCTGGAGGCGCAGCGAAAAAATGCAGCGTTTCATGGACCGCTGGCTGCTTCGCATCCCTATTTTTGGCCCATTGATTGAAAAGTCCTGCGTAGCCCGCTGGACCCGTACGCTGTCGACCATGTTTGCGGCAGGTGTTCCGCTGGTGGAAGCCCTGGACTCCGTGGGCGGCGCCTCCGGCAACTCGGTATTTGCTGTCGCCACCGAAAAGATCCAGCAGGAAGTCTCCACGGGTACCAGTCTGACCGTGGCCATGGCCGATGCCAATGTGTTTCCATCAATGGTCATCCAGATGTGTGCCATTGGTGAGGAGTCCGGCTCCATCGACCATATGCTGGGCAAGGCTGCGGACTTCTACGAAGCCGAGGTGGACGAGGCCGTTGCCGGCCTGTCCAGCCTGATGGAGCCCATCATCATCGTGTTCCTGGGCACCATCATCGGCGGCATCGTGGTATCCATGTATCTGCCCATCTTCAAGCTCGGCCAGGTGGTGTAA
- the pilB gene encoding type IV-A pilus assembly ATPase PilB, protein MADNTTISPAPSIALPGIARALVASGKLPLAKAEALYASSIKSKNSFIGELVASGAVSGIDVATIISAVYSVPLIDLDAVDADRLPSGLLDAKLASANKIVALAKRGNRLVVATADPTDHSVAEQIKFSTQLSVDWVVAEHAKVTKLLESVAKQTGDNLNDMVGDVNLNEFEISDDTDSTDKSANDEMDVEDAPIVKFLQKMLIDAFNMRASDLHFEPYEHNYRIRYRIDGELREIASPPTGIKDKLASRIKVISRLDISEKRVPQDGRMKLKIGADRVIDFRVSTLPTLFGEKIVIRILDPSSAKLGIDALGYEPVEKERLLDAIKRPYGMILVTGPTGSGKTVSLYTCLNILNTPAVNIATAEDPSEINLPGVNQVNVNEKAGLTFATALKAFLRQDPDIIMVGEIRDLETADIAIKAAQTGHLVLSTLHTNDAPTTLTRMRNMGIAPFNIASSVILITAQRLARRLCPNCKRPTEIPHENLLEAGFADEDLDGTWMPYEAVGCDACNNGYKGRVGIYQVMPVSEEIQRIILRDGSALEIAEQAELEGVRSLRQSGLHKVKKGLTSLEEVLAVTNE, encoded by the coding sequence ATGGCTGACAACACCACAATTTCTCCAGCACCATCCATTGCACTGCCGGGCATCGCCCGTGCCTTGGTCGCCAGCGGCAAGCTTCCGTTGGCCAAGGCCGAGGCTTTGTATGCCAGCAGTATCAAGAGCAAAAACAGCTTCATTGGAGAACTGGTTGCCAGCGGCGCTGTTTCAGGCATTGATGTCGCCACCATCATTTCTGCCGTCTACAGCGTCCCGCTGATTGATCTTGACGCGGTCGATGCAGACCGGCTGCCCAGCGGGCTTCTGGATGCCAAACTGGCATCCGCCAACAAGATCGTCGCACTCGCCAAGCGCGGCAATCGCCTGGTGGTAGCCACTGCAGACCCCACCGACCACTCCGTGGCGGAGCAGATCAAGTTCAGCACGCAGCTCAGCGTGGATTGGGTGGTTGCCGAGCACGCCAAGGTAACCAAGCTGCTCGAATCGGTCGCCAAGCAAACAGGAGACAACCTCAACGACATGGTTGGCGATGTCAATCTCAATGAGTTTGAGATTTCGGACGATACAGACTCGACCGACAAGAGCGCCAACGATGAGATGGACGTCGAGGATGCGCCCATCGTCAAATTCCTGCAGAAGATGCTGATCGATGCATTCAATATGCGCGCATCCGACCTGCATTTTGAGCCCTACGAGCACAACTACCGCATTCGCTACCGTATCGACGGCGAACTGCGCGAGATTGCATCGCCGCCGACAGGCATCAAGGACAAGCTCGCCTCCCGCATCAAGGTCATTTCGCGCCTGGACATCTCCGAAAAGCGAGTGCCGCAGGACGGCCGCATGAAGCTGAAGATCGGTGCGGACCGGGTGATCGACTTCCGTGTGAGCACCTTGCCAACCCTGTTTGGCGAGAAGATCGTGATCCGTATTCTGGACCCGAGCAGCGCCAAGCTGGGCATTGACGCCCTTGGCTATGAGCCCGTTGAGAAGGAGCGCCTGCTTGATGCGATCAAGCGTCCCTACGGCATGATCCTAGTGACGGGCCCGACTGGCTCGGGCAAGACCGTGTCGCTCTATACCTGCCTCAATATCCTGAATACGCCAGCAGTCAACATCGCCACGGCAGAAGACCCTTCGGAAATCAATCTTCCGGGCGTCAACCAGGTCAACGTCAATGAAAAGGCGGGCCTGACCTTCGCGACGGCCCTCAAGGCGTTTCTGCGGCAGGATCCTGACATCATCATGGTGGGTGAAATCCGTGATCTGGAAACGGCCGATATCGCCATCAAGGCCGCACAGACAGGTCACTTGGTGCTCTCAACGCTGCACACCAACGACGCCCCCACCACGCTCACTCGTATGCGCAACATGGGTATTGCGCCGTTCAACATCGCGTCCAGCGTGATCCTGATCACCGCTCAGCGCCTGGCGCGGCGTCTGTGCCCCAATTGCAAGCGCCCGACGGAAATTCCGCACGAGAATCTGCTGGAAGCCGGATTTGCCGACGAAGATCTGGATGGAACCTGGATGCCCTATGAGGCGGTCGGATGCGATGCCTGCAACAATGGTTATAAGGGGCGGGTCGGTATCTACCAGGTGATGCCCGTTTCCGAAGAGATTCAGCGCATCATCCTGCGCGACGGCAGCGCACTGGAAATCGCGGAACAGGCCGAGCTGGAGGGCGTACGCTCCCTGCGCCAGTCTGGTCTTCACAAAGTCAAAAAGGGATTGACCTCGCTGGAAGAGGTTCTGGCCGTCACCAACGAATAA